The following coding sequences lie in one Mycteria americana isolate JAX WOST 10 ecotype Jacksonville Zoo and Gardens chromosome 15, USCA_MyAme_1.0, whole genome shotgun sequence genomic window:
- the SEPTIN4 gene encoding septin-4 isoform X1 — protein MATCPEPQPGQEIKRFLKEDSEEAELTQLLRDCPPADSPRKVEPPESRREPGHPLCGMGRGPPDEPTDERDARIFSRSRPLDFQQHIAAPPPPSPNRPRSPWGQLDPYDSSEDDKEYVGFATLPNQVHRKSVKKGFDFTLMVAGESGLGKSTLVNSLFLTDMYRDRKLLNAEERITQTVEITKHVVDIEEKGVKLRLTIVDTPGFGDAVNNTECWKPVADYIDQQFEQYFRDESGLNRKNIQDNRVHCCIYFISPFGHGLRPLDVEFMRALHQRVNIVPVLAKADTLTPAEVERMKNKIREEIDHYGIRIYQFPECDSDEDEEFKLQDQALKESIPFAVIGSNTVVEAKGRRVRGRLYPWGIVEVENPSHCDFVKLRTMLVRTHMQDLKDVTRETHYENYRTQCIQSMTRMVVKERNRNKLTRESGTDFPIPVIPPVPDAETEKLIREKDEELRRMQEMLQKIQKQMKDSH, from the exons ACCGGCTGACAGCCCCAGGAAGGTGGAGCCCCCAGAGAGCCGTCGGGAGCCTGGCCACCCCCTCTGCGGCATGGGCAGGGGCCCTCCTGACGAACCCACCGACGAGAGGGACGCCAGGATCTTCTCCCGGTCTCGGCCCTTGGATTTCCAGCAGCACAtcgccgcccccccaccccccagccccaaccGCCCGCGGAGCCCCTGGGGGCAGCTGGACCCCTACGACTCCTCGGAG GATGACAAGGAGTACGTGGGCTTCGCCACGCTGCCCAACCAGGTCCATCGGAAGTCGGTGAAGAAGGGCTTCGACTTCACCCTCATGGTGGCAG GGGAATCCGGGCTGGGCAAGTCCACCCTGGTCAACAGCCTCTTCCTGACGGACATGTACAGAGACCGCAAGCTGCTGAACGCTGAAG AGCGCATCACGCAGACGGTGGAGATCACCAAGCACGTGGTGGACATCGAGGAGAAGGGTGTCAAGCTGCGCCTGACCATTGTGGACACGCCGGGCTTTGGCGATGCCGTCAACAACACCGAGTG ctggaAGCCAGTGGCCGATTACATCGACCAGCAGTTCGAGCAGTATTTCCGTGATGAAAGCGGCCTCAACCGCAAAAACATCCAGGACAACCGCGTCCACTGCTGCATCTACTTCATCTCGCCCTTTGGCCACGG GCTCCGGCCCCTGGACGTGGAGTTCATGAGAGCCCTGCACCAGCGGGTGAACATCGTGCCTGTGCTGGCCAAGGCTGACACCCTGACCCCTGCTGAGGTGGAGCGCATGAAGAACAAG ATCCGGGAAGAGATCGACCACTACGGCATCCGCATCTACCAGTTCCCCGAGTGCGACTCGGACGAGGATGAGGAGTTCAAGCTGCAGGACCAGGCGCTGAAG GAGAGCATCCCCTTCGCTGTCATCGGCAGCAACACGGTCGTGGAGGCTAAAGGCCGGCGCGTCCGTGGGCGCCTCTACCCCTGGGGCATCGTGGAAG TGGAGAACCCGTCCCACTGCGACTTCGTGAAGCTGCGGACAATGCTGGTGAGGACCCACATGCAGGACCTCAAGGACGTGACACGGGAAACCCACTACGAGAACTACCGCACGCAGTGCATCCAGAGCATGACCCGCATGGTGGTGAAGGAGAGGAACCGCAA CAAGCTGACACGGGAGAGCGGCACGGATTTCCCCATCCCTGTCATCCCCCCGGTGCCGGATGCGGAGACAGAGAAGCTCATCCGGGAGAAGGACGAGGAG CTGCGGCGGATGCAGGAGATGCTCCAGAAGATCCAGAAGCAGATGAAGGACTCGCActag
- the SEPTIN4 gene encoding septin-4 isoform X2, which yields MIKRFLKEDSEEAELTQLLRDCPPADSPRKVEPPESRREPGHPLCGMGRGPPDEPTDERDARIFSRSRPLDFQQHIAAPPPPSPNRPRSPWGQLDPYDSSEDDKEYVGFATLPNQVHRKSVKKGFDFTLMVAGESGLGKSTLVNSLFLTDMYRDRKLLNAEERITQTVEITKHVVDIEEKGVKLRLTIVDTPGFGDAVNNTECWKPVADYIDQQFEQYFRDESGLNRKNIQDNRVHCCIYFISPFGHGLRPLDVEFMRALHQRVNIVPVLAKADTLTPAEVERMKNKIREEIDHYGIRIYQFPECDSDEDEEFKLQDQALKESIPFAVIGSNTVVEAKGRRVRGRLYPWGIVEVENPSHCDFVKLRTMLVRTHMQDLKDVTRETHYENYRTQCIQSMTRMVVKERNRNKLTRESGTDFPIPVIPPVPDAETEKLIREKDEELRRMQEMLQKIQKQMKDSH from the exons ACCGGCTGACAGCCCCAGGAAGGTGGAGCCCCCAGAGAGCCGTCGGGAGCCTGGCCACCCCCTCTGCGGCATGGGCAGGGGCCCTCCTGACGAACCCACCGACGAGAGGGACGCCAGGATCTTCTCCCGGTCTCGGCCCTTGGATTTCCAGCAGCACAtcgccgcccccccaccccccagccccaaccGCCCGCGGAGCCCCTGGGGGCAGCTGGACCCCTACGACTCCTCGGAG GATGACAAGGAGTACGTGGGCTTCGCCACGCTGCCCAACCAGGTCCATCGGAAGTCGGTGAAGAAGGGCTTCGACTTCACCCTCATGGTGGCAG GGGAATCCGGGCTGGGCAAGTCCACCCTGGTCAACAGCCTCTTCCTGACGGACATGTACAGAGACCGCAAGCTGCTGAACGCTGAAG AGCGCATCACGCAGACGGTGGAGATCACCAAGCACGTGGTGGACATCGAGGAGAAGGGTGTCAAGCTGCGCCTGACCATTGTGGACACGCCGGGCTTTGGCGATGCCGTCAACAACACCGAGTG ctggaAGCCAGTGGCCGATTACATCGACCAGCAGTTCGAGCAGTATTTCCGTGATGAAAGCGGCCTCAACCGCAAAAACATCCAGGACAACCGCGTCCACTGCTGCATCTACTTCATCTCGCCCTTTGGCCACGG GCTCCGGCCCCTGGACGTGGAGTTCATGAGAGCCCTGCACCAGCGGGTGAACATCGTGCCTGTGCTGGCCAAGGCTGACACCCTGACCCCTGCTGAGGTGGAGCGCATGAAGAACAAG ATCCGGGAAGAGATCGACCACTACGGCATCCGCATCTACCAGTTCCCCGAGTGCGACTCGGACGAGGATGAGGAGTTCAAGCTGCAGGACCAGGCGCTGAAG GAGAGCATCCCCTTCGCTGTCATCGGCAGCAACACGGTCGTGGAGGCTAAAGGCCGGCGCGTCCGTGGGCGCCTCTACCCCTGGGGCATCGTGGAAG TGGAGAACCCGTCCCACTGCGACTTCGTGAAGCTGCGGACAATGCTGGTGAGGACCCACATGCAGGACCTCAAGGACGTGACACGGGAAACCCACTACGAGAACTACCGCACGCAGTGCATCCAGAGCATGACCCGCATGGTGGTGAAGGAGAGGAACCGCAA CAAGCTGACACGGGAGAGCGGCACGGATTTCCCCATCCCTGTCATCCCCCCGGTGCCGGATGCGGAGACAGAGAAGCTCATCCGGGAGAAGGACGAGGAG CTGCGGCGGATGCAGGAGATGCTCCAGAAGATCCAGAAGCAGATGAAGGACTCGCActag
- the LOC142417272 gene encoding coiled-coil domain-containing protein 183-like translates to MAAASTAGPEGRGRTASAAQGRRASLSQRVQELRSIIALQERGRKFFTQSCEEKLSQNRELLPRLREAVQEDICALGIVQKCNELTTSEACGAQKHLGIALARKTVEVAQEKLRAEIFDRVNTCNMLLYQMRQRSQAQHEMQRRLQQLQDAQMDDKQHQAQVQVIRQLENNIEKMLTKVHAGQKVTALYLAVRNVLRKELAHLPLHLDLLCRTAELYHRELEDMELMALDALKAADVTKEDMAEMETQFLAERELRYRSLAAQKVHIDRLWLKEASERHLRAQARYELIADFPTLHLQDPLVGAKLEATKSQMEHEALVTEKMEKAKAAVQCSRLWDIPGRLLAQQKSSVDLEQYVKECKEKKQALKEMLKELELKQAELKFSQPPNTTSCMDVNVVGSRMLEEDLRMNLRWEEARLEQMRAQMLRNQELLLNFENGIDNLFIRLRGITVPGQDDSVKARRVEEKLQHCEQKLQYLVQRVADLPPHRHSPDEDNEVHGGSVPAVVFGDPDGDLPDGPSQAMLPAGRMEVAPGKSRVAAQPQTFVKVRNFLEKTTANDPQNLKISLEDLGSRVQDPFDFADKDHGLVLTREEIKKQGLHLIESKKKSGKKK, encoded by the exons atggctgctgccagcacagcggGGCCGGAGGGCCGAGGCAGGACTGCCAGCGCCGCGCAGGGCCGGAGGGCAAGCCTCAGCCAGCGCGTCCAGGAGCTGCGCTCCATCATCGCCTTGCAAG AGCGAGGGAGAAAGTTTTTCACGCAGTCGTGTGAGGAAAAGCTCAGCCAGAACAGAGAGCTGCTCCCCCGCTTGCGTGAGGCGGTGCAGGAGGACATCTGTGCCCTGGGCATTGTCCAGAAG TGTAACGAGCTCACCACCTCTGAGGCTTGTGGAGCACAGAAGCACTTGGGCATCGCTTTGGCCAGGAAGACGGTGGAG GTGGCCCAGGAGAAGCTCCGGGCTGAAATCTTTGACCGGGTGAACACATGCAACATGCTGCTGTACCAGATGAGGCAGCGGAGCCAAGCCCAGCACGAGATGCAGAggcggctgcagcagctgcaggatgcCCAGATGGATGACAAGCAGCACCAGGCGCAGGTGCAG GTGATTCGCCAGCTGGAGAACAACATTGAGAAGATGCTCACGAAAGTCCACGCTGGACAGAAGGTGACCGCCCTGTACCTGGCGGTGCGGAATGTCCTGAGGAAG GAGCTGGCCCACTTGCCTCTGCACCTGGACCTCCTGTGCAGGACGGCCGAGCTGTACCACAGGGAGCTGGAAGACATGGAGCTCATGGCCTTGGATGCCCTCAAAGCTGCTGATGTAACCAAG GAGGACATGGCCGAGATGGAAACCCAGTTCCTTGCGGAGAGAGAGCTCAGGTACCGCTCCCTGGCCGCCCAGAAGGTGCACATCGACAGACTCTGGCTCAAGGAAGCGAGCGAAAGGCATCTGAGAGCG CAAGCCAGGTACGAGCTCATCGCCGACTTCCCAACCCTGCACCTGCAGGACCCGCTGGTGG gcGCCAAACTGGAGGCCACCAAGTCCCAGATGGAGCACGAGGCCCTGGTGACCGAGAAGATGGAGAAGGCCAAGGCTGCAGTGCAGTGCTCCCGCCTCTGG GACATCCCCGGCAGGCTCCTGGCACAGCAGAAGTCCTCGGTGGACCTGGAGCAGTATGTCAAGGAGtgcaaggaaaagaagcaggcgctgaaggagatgctgaaggagctggagctgaagcAGGCTGAGCTGAAGTTTAGCCAGCCCCCCAACACAACCAG TTGTATGGATGTGAATGTGGTTGGCTCCAGGATGCTGGAGGAGGACCTGAGGATGAACCTGCGGTGGGAAGAGGCACGGCTGGAGCAGATGCGAGCCCAGATgctgaggaaccaggagctcctGCTCAACTTTGAAAACGGCATCGACAACCTCTTCATCCGGCTGCGTGGCATCACCGTGCCCGGCCAG GACGATTCTGTCAAGGCCAGGAGGGTGGAGGAGAAGCTTCAGCACTGTGAGCAGAAGCTGCAGTACCTGGTGCAGCGGGTGGCCGACCTGCCACCCCACAGGCACAGCCCTGACGAGGACAACGAGGTGCACGGGGGCTCCGTCCCTGCTGTGGTCTTCGGGGACCCAGACGGGGATCTCCCGGATGGCCCATCCCAAGCCATGCTCCCAGCTGGGAGGATGGAGGTGGCCCCAGGGAAGAGCCGTGTAGCAGCTCAGCCCCAG ACTTTTGTGAAGGTCAGAaattttctggagaaaacaaCTGCGAATGATCCACAGAACCTGAAGATTTCCTTGGAGGACCTAGGCAGTAGGGTCCAAG ACCCCTTTGATTTTGCTGACAAAGACCATGGCCTTGTCCTCACGCGGGAAGAAATCAAGAAGCAGGGGCTGCACCTGAtcgaaagcaagaagaaaagtggCAAGAAGAAGTAG